DNA sequence from the Juglans microcarpa x Juglans regia isolate MS1-56 chromosome 5S, Jm3101_v1.0, whole genome shotgun sequence genome:
GCCTTCCGAGCTGAGGAAGTCGCTCCCCCAGCATATCCTCCAGCTATGGTGGTGATCTCCCCTATGGGAGGTTCTTCCCTCCTCGACCTCTTCTGATGTAGGCCCTCTTTACAAGGGTTTGTAGTTCCTCTCCTTTCGAGACTCGCACTATCCCTCCGGGCATAGTCCTGACTTTCATAAACTGGGTTGCGGCTCCTGGGGACTGGATCTCGTCTTTTTCATACGGGACTTTGGTCCCGATCTCCCTGCACGGTGCTTCGGTCTCGGTTTCTCCAGGATGGAGGGTGGTATTCTCGTTGTGAATCACTTCTTTTATCACCGCTCCGTCCGGTTCGGATCCCCGGGTCGTCAGGTCTTCCCCATTTAGTATAACAGTCTTGAGTGTCGTGTCCATTGCTCCGATGAAAAGAACAATATTTGGGTCACGCCGGGCCTGACCCCCGTCCCTCCTGTCGACTCGGGTTTTCCCCCACTTCTACAGCCAAGCTAGAGTGTAGGCGTGGGCCATGCTTTCCCTTACTTTTGACTTCGTGAGTTCGCTTCTAGGGGGCTCCTTGGTCGAGTTCTTGATGCCGTTTCGTCGCTTTCTTGTCTGCTCTCTCCAAGTCCAACTTCCTCGGCGCTGTCAATGCTTGGAGTGTGTCTTTCCCGTTTATGTAACCATCTGCctggtccatgaactccctcaAAGTTAACGGTGTCTTGTGAGCAATTTCCGCCATGAATGGACTGCGAGGCCAGATCCCACCTAATAACGCTGCCAACGTGATCTTCTCATCTTAGTCGTCCGTTGTCATCCGTTCCTTGTTAAAGCGAGAGAGGTATGACTTAAGGCTCTTGTCATCCCTCTGCTTGATGGTTAGCAAATAGGCTGCCGGCCTCCTCCTCGTTCGGCTGGCTATTTGCTAGTTCGTTGAAGCTATCCAAGATTCCGGGTTACAAGGAGACAAACCACATTCGCGCCGCCCCCTTCAAGGTGAGGGGGAACGCCCTGCACGCTACCTCACTAGGGAAACTGTGAAGAGTCATGTGGGCTTTGAAGGTCTTCAAATGCTCCAACGGGTCTTTAGTTCCGTCATAAGCTTCCATTTGAGGGACCTTGAACCTCGGCGGTATTGGTATTGCCAGGATTTCGGTGCTGTATGGCAATTCAGCATTAGTGAGCAGCTGGTCCACTGTGGTGGGTTGGCCTATCTATTTTGCCACCTCCATCTGGATCTGTAGGTTTATCTTACGTCGTTCTTCCTCTGCAGTGACTGGGTTAGGTTAGGGTGGTCCCCTGAATGATGGCTTTGTTGATCTGCTTCTGTTTCTTCCACATTTCTTCGTAACGCCACATTCCCAGCTGGAGAGTCTCCACATCCGCTACAAGTTTCCGTATAGCCTCGTTCTGCTGGTTAAACCTCGCTTCAATCGCTTCAGACTGCATTCTTTCACGCTATGAATGCTGGGAGCGGGTTGTTGCCGGCATACAAAAGACACGCTAGTTATGGGATAACCAAGATCCCACAAACGGCGCcactgttgatgttgtgtttcgcaGGCCTGGGCAACTCTTCACTCCCGATATACAAGCTCGATCCTACACAGTCAAAAACGGAGAGGGGACCTCGAGGTCAGTTAATCCTCCGAAGCTTGAGTCAGTATTTGGAGAGATAAGGCTCGAGAGAGAAGCTAAGATTAtgaacaaagagagagagagagtattttttcaTTACCCTTTTCGTTGTTAGGTTACCccttatttatagttaccgTTTAAGATTCCCTATGGCTAGGTTTTGTGTCGCTCAGGGCAATTTGGCCCGCGGGCTGCATTACCGAGTAGCTTACGCATTATTTCGTTACCGAGTAGCGATAACGCCCAGTCTTCTCTACGCACTGTTCTGGTCTTGGGTTGCATTTAATGCTGCACACCCTGTGCTCTGGGAGGCATTAAATGCGACGTAACCCCTGTTTTGGGCCGCATTAAATACGACGTGGCCTCCGTTCTGGACTGCATTAAATACGATGTGGCATCTGTTCGGCATTCCATCCTTTCGGCGACGTTAGTCATAGTCTTCCTTTGAATATCCAGCTCGACCCGAACCCTTACCTTGGTGTTGGTTTTGGCCCCGTCTGGGCTTTGGCAACCGGGTTGGGCTCCATGGCTGGCCCAACTCCTGCAACAGGCCCTTTTTGCTCTCCTAGACCTAAGGGAATGATTTTCTTACCATTACATACTCATCACTTGAGCCCTCTACTCTATTCTACTATGGACTCGTTTCAACGTtctatttctaaaaatatatttcgtTAGATAcagtctacttttttttttttaatttattattaaaaatttaatttttttatatagatttaatatcaatcacttttttaaaataagggGACGATGCTTACACCCCTATTGCGCTTGCGCAGATATCATTTCTCCTACTAAAATCACATCCACCTGTCAATGCCAGGCAAAAGATGAAGCCTTGAGCCTGcctcaaaagtcaaaacacAAAAGCTATTTGCTGCACTACTACAGTATTTCGCCGCATTGGAGTGTGCACAGTGGGCGGAAGTGGTTTCCAACTTTCCACGGGCCTGAATCGAAATGAGAGTAGCACTCTTTACTTCCAATTTTCCTAGTTTGACTATTCTCGACTCCTTTGAATTGGAGGCAGCGCACCAACTGACGGTCAAAACCAATGTGGAAGACTGGAAGGAgaagtaaattatttatttataatttccatttttattttttcctttgctttcttCTGTTATGTGCACAAGAACcatttcaaagttcaaactctaCCGGAAATTACATGGGTGGCGCATCTTCAATTTGTAGTATTTCAGAATCTTTGTACATAACAATGATGTACAAAGtcttacagaaaaaaaaaaaagaaaacttgtaTTTTAGGTTTAAAGTTCGGATATAGGATGATATAGGATGACAAGTGATTGATAATTTGATGGGGTCCATTTGAAACCCCAATACAACAAAATCTGATACAATGCGGGAAGAAAAGTCTGATATAGTTTTTTCtagcttttattttcatttacagCAATgtataaagtataaacaaaaattgaaaaaaagaaatgaaaaaaaaaaaaaaaaacaggaacAAAAAGAGACCAAAACTTGGAACCAGATTTTCATCATCTAATGGAAGCAACGGTGTGAGCCCACCATTTCAGattatttttcatgtcaatGTCATCGCTCAAGGTAGGAATTTTCCAATTCATCAATGAGTTCTGTGACTTTCTTCTATCCAAAACCTCCCAAGCTTCAGAAAGATAAGGCCTTGAAGTTGCAGATTCATCAACtgcatcttcttcctcatctttcTTCCCAAATCTTTGCAACCCAGGAACGACTGAAGCCAAGCTTGAGTTCCTATCTTCTTCTGAGAAAACAAAACCCAGATCCATAAACCCTTTTAGCTCTTCAAATTCAAGGGCAGACAGGCTCTTTGTTTCGCCTCTCTTCTTTCTAATACTTGTGACCTTCTTCTTGGACGATACTTGAAGACCTGTTGATTTAATTTTCTCCGGTTCCGTGATTTCTTTTCCAGAATGGATGGTACGGAGCTTTGGTGAGAGCAGGACTGTATCTAGTGACATAGAGCCGCAATTGAAGCTTGCTTTGGAGCTCAATTGGTCACTCAGGGACCTTCTATGGAGGGTTGGGGCGCGAGAAATCTCTGGTTTTCGCgggttttcttgaatttgatgATCTGTGTTTGCTTCGAAGTCGGATGAATTCTGTAGATTTGGGAGTTGTTTCTTGAAGATTTTGAGGCCGAACCAGTAAAAATCAAAGAGCTCTATGAACTCCTCTGCGTCCATCGATGGCGGCTATGAAGGAAAAAAGACGAGGACTTCTGTAGTTTGCGTACAATTTAAGAGCGCATATATACTGTAGTTTTGGAAGACTTGCATCGGTTCTATTTCTACTACTTTTACAGAGGGCGTTGCATTTTCCCAGAAAGAAGTGATGGATTTGATGGGAACGTGTCTTGGCTTCTAAGAAGAGATAGAAATTGCGTGTGATAATGACATGGTCCGGAGATAACTAGTGAAACCTGATGAAATGGCAAAATATATGACGCCAACGTTTCTAATAGTAATAGCAACTCCAAACACGTTTATACTGTAATTTTCTTAAACCGCTGCACCATATTAAACGACTCTGCGCCAGTCACTCGCTGACTATAGcatttatgaatagtatttaaataataataaaaaaattaataaaataacttacacCCAAACTAGGGCttcaatttttctgaaaatttagTGTTTACATGgctcatttatttttagagataagatgagatgagatgagatgagattaaagttaaaaagttaaataaaatattgttagaatatattttttaatattatttttattttaagatttaaaaaattaaattatttattttattttatgtagagatttgagaaagttataatgatgaagtgagatgagatgagatgagatgagatatttcttgaaaacaaacaaggcctataTTTCTGATAATTTgatgacaaaataaaaataataattaaaagataataaataacattcttttgtatctttaatttcttggattaaggataaagataaaaaatcaaaattagttACTCTTAGGGctttttttataatacaaattattttattttaagatttttcataaatttcttccaaacattattcaaatataaatagatttcaatttattttttcatctaatcattacaacttttcaaacttttaaataaaataaaaaaataatacaattttttcaaattacaaaatgaaaataatattaaaaatttacattctaacaatattttaattttataatattttaatttgaatttttttcttcttttttctaaaatccaataaatcattttaactaaaatcatttcattattatttacagaattatcatctcatctcattctccaaacattctcttaaaaatctataaatctcgcgtattctttttgaaaaaaatattaataaatataagacatatatgaaaaaaaaatgatgatatatacaagttctaaatacataaattttagCAAAgtctttataataaaaaagtagattccactaaaaaaaaaaaaataggaagtGAAAAGCtcatgaaaaaaataccaatggtggattttactttttttgaaagtgcaaataatattattctttatataaatatattaatgtcaACTTATATAATTTGAGAAGAAgaattttatgtattaattattatttatttttatattttataataaatagcgATGGATGagagaaatttttaaatatgagaaaCGAGACAGTGCTGACTGTAAAAGGTTGCTCTCGTACTCTATCTATGCAAATGGAACAAACTGTTGTACTTGCTTTGCTTGGGAAGTCGGATTCAAGTACCACTCCGGCCTCCCACGTGTGCCGTGAGGCCACGGGCGACGCGTAAGGGAATAGTTTCCAAACCCAACACCTACAAAAATATCATGTGCAGAAGATTCTCTTTTGCCAATCTTGAGAACGGAATTGTCTGATCTCTGACTTGTCTTTCTACGTACGCACGTATTTCACACAAGCATGCCTTTCAATTCTTTATATCTTGTTTAGCCGACAGAAATTAAATATCGGGTTTAGCCGACAGAAATTAAATACCGGAAAGTCAAATTTATAGCTAGCAGATGGCATTGATACATGGATGCTATTAACGTTGTGTTTTACACATCTTTAACTCGGATTTCAACAATTCAGATATTCGGCTTTCGCCTGCCTACTTAAATAAACATGAAGAGTGTGGGGTTTTGGGGTAGTCTGAGAGTCTTTaatgtcaaaattaatatatcccAGGATTAACTTTTATACTAAATTTTGGATGAAGACAATCCATCCTTAATTTTGAGAGACTTATGTCATTTTTACTGTTTAGTTTTCAGAATCTTTTAATGCGGTGTAACTTATGGGACATCGTCATTAATATAGTGTGCAGTCCAGTAGTtatgtcattaatgcggcgtgacttCCTGACTCACTTTAGCCTGCGAGCGTTCCCTGTTAAGCCTCTTCATACTTATTGTCAAGACTATGAGGAGGTCACTGGTTCTCCGTATTTCCCGTCCACCTGCCTGGGCAGGGTCTCGAGGATAGTTTGTCATTGAGGTGGTGTCAAGGCAGTGAGTCTCATCCGCCCTTACCATTTACTTTTCCTACACGGGGGTCGCTTTGTGATCAATGGGTTTTACTTGTAGGCCAAGTACTCTATGAAGCCCCACTTACTTCTTTTAAGGGGGGTCGTTGGGCATGATTAGGTTTAGCCGGGCTCTCTAACTTACTTCTCCAGTGGCTCCTCGTGGGCTTACTTTAAGGACCGATAAGGGGAAACCCCTTACACTTGTATAATTAGCTGCTCATGAGAACATGCCATTCAATCTTCGATCCTTCTCCAGTAGTACTAGTCCTCTCTCTCGAATTGGTATCTTAGTATCTTAATTTAGTACCGTTATAAAGAGCAAAGTGAGAATATTTGGTGCTTACTTTTCCAAAAAATCTTGACTTATGGTATTTTATTGGACCCCTCGACAAATATTTGGTGCTTACCTTACCGTCCATACAAATATTTGGTGCTTATTGGTCTGGTTTTGGATCGGTTCGATCTAGAACCCATTTCTGTAATGGCCAAACCGGTCAGAATCGATCCGGTTCTAATTTTAGGCTTTTTAGGACCAGaacggaccggaccgaaccggttccatataatatatattttaaattatttttttaatattatatataatttttatatataataatataaattaatttaaaaataaactgaaattgtaaaactttgaaattgataaatcacatcaatatttttttatcacttaaaatcagtttaaaattgaaaaataaaatcctaaatatcaaaatatttgaatttatataccaaagttgtaaataagaccactaaaatattatttaccaaaaaagaaagaaaatcactcaaatattattaccaaatttttatggcctaataaattctcaatatataatttttgatgaatacataatatattgtgGAAAGTCCTAATTTGAATCTTAAAGATTTCCGAGTTGAAAATGAATGGTATGTGGGTTTGATTACTCGGTTAATTGGTGAGGAGAAAGCTACTGAGGTTTTTGAAGTTTTGAGCAAAAgcagagatgaggaagatgtgtTAGTATGGACGGATAACATGAATGGGAAATTCTCTTCCAAGAGTGCATGGAACTGTGTTAGAGTACGTGCTTCCAATGTTCGATGGACAGATTGGTTGTGGCATGCTTGTCTCCCAAAGAATATATATGTTACTATGTGGAAGGCTCTTAATAATTCACTGAGTGTAGATGATAAATTACGGTCAGTGGGGATTCCAATTTTGTCAAAATGTGATTGTTGCTTGACAGATGGGTACGAGGACCTAGATCATGTTCTTGCATCTGGTAAGGTTGCAAAGGAAGTGTGGCAGCGAGCTATTGCCCAGGTGGGGCTAGGCCGTGTGTTGGCCTCAACATGTTGGCATTTAATTGATATGTGGTTCATGAAGGCTACAAAGACTTCGCAAATGGGGCAGATACTTGGGCTTTTACCTGCAGTTAGTACTGGCTTCTCTGGTTGAGGAGGTGCCGAGCTCGAATGGAAGGGAGGAAGAATTCGAGTCAAGTCTAGTTGCAGCTGAAGCATTGGATTGCAAAGATTGGAGAAAAGTTAAAAGTCAACTAAGATGCAATTGGTGAGAGATATAGCCATTTTACAGGAATTTCAAGTTCTTGTTAAGGTCTCGAAGTGGAGGTTACCTCGGTTGGTTCAATGGCAACGTCCAATTGCAGGAAGGATGAAATTGAATGTAGATGGTGCTTCTAAAGGGAATCTGATATTAGCAAGAGCAGGGGGCGTAGTGCAAGACTCAAACGGAAACATCATAATGGCTTTCTCGGTAGCTCCAGGCATCGGCACTAACAACTATGCGGAGTTGATGGGGTTATTGCATGGTTTTCGGTTGGTTAAAGAGATGAGAATAATTGATATTGATGTTGAGCTTGATTCCCTGCTGGTAGTCCAATGgctgaaggaaaaaaaaatgtgcaacctggtatcttgaggatttttggAAAGAGGTAATGGTAATTTTATAGGGCCTTAATGCTAACTTCTCTCATATATTATGGGAAGGGAATAAATCTACGGATTATTTGGCAAGGAAGGTGCTAGTAAGCAATGGTGGTCTATTCGGGAGCTGCCTACTATCCTCAAAGGCATTCTGCGTCTTGAAAAAATTGGTCTTCCCACACTATACGGCTGGTATTGTCTGTGTTGGTTCtgtaatattttttgggttttctgttttgttttgttttgggttgGTGTTGCTGGCTTAAAGGGGGTTTTGTAATGGTTTTCTCCTACCATAAAGGTCAGTCTTTGCAATAAATTACGGAGGTCCTTACTccggttttaaaaaaaaaaaatacataatatattagtaaattagtaatattaatatacattagtatataatgtatattaattctaatttaCATGTTAcggcctaatactaatactattagtaatttagtattagtatactaatactaatatactatcactATCgtctatcaataatatagttataataaattaaactcactataacaaatactaatatatagttattctaatcactataactaatactaatatatatatactaatattaatagtctaatatagattatagttatactaatagtctaatataggtatactaaatcactataattaatactaatatatagctatactaatagcctaatattaattctaatatattatatagctataactaatactaatatatatactaatactaatagtctaatatagactatagttatgcttatactaatataatataaattttgttcaaaatcaAACCGGTTACGCCACTGCCACTAGAACAAGAAGGACTAGGGTTGCCTGTGGAAGTgccatcaatatttaatttgagGGTCCCAAAAGGAGGAGGAATTCATTTCACCAAATTGACCTCTTAGCACGGATGGTGATTTGAGAAATGTTAAAGAGATTGATCAAGTTTGTGTATCGTATCATATAAATCTATactaatttgtgagtttactttaatttgtaaaaccttttaataataattatagtatttttctatttttattaaaagtccTCACTTTTGATGGAGAAATGCCATaattatagattatatatatatatatatgtatgtatatacgtaTGAATGTATATTTATATCAAAAGACCCAGATCCAAAGCATTGCATCCAAACCTTACAATTTCCAATATCGAAAAGGAAATCCGTCGTTGGAGATCAACTAATATATATTGCAAgagtattagtatatatgaaGGTACTGCGGCTACGTACGATTCATATGATCTACAAAATCACGTACGGAGGAGTATCATCAGCAATTACCTGCAAAAAAAAGGATGCACATATGTATGGTGGCAATTGAAACAAGagaaattttatcttatattatacCTAACCAACATGTGAATCaccatttttattattcaatttaaacacacattttttataggaaaaatacacatatttaagtatttataagatataatgaaaaaaatgacaaattacataTTAGTTATTTTAATCATCTTTGAAATAAAATCCTTACTAGAAAGACAAATATAATTTGTTGGCTTACCAACAACGATGCTCATGAAGCCGGTGGCATGAAATTACAATATACATGCGCGGGTGAATGGCAGGGCAATTCTCCTTTGGCAAAACAGAAAGTATGAATGCACCATGCGCATGTTCTCTCTGTCATGCGGCTCTGCCAAAGGAGGACTGCACTGTTATTCATCAACCCCACAGATCCATCTGCATGCTTCACTTCCGGTCATGTGAACTCTCATCCTCGAGTTGCCACAGTAATCCAATAATATGGCCTTTTTATCCTACATGCATGATTCGCACCAGCATTTTGGATATGCCGGGCGCcgggaaagaaaaatataggaTATTCCAGCACAATTCCTTTAAAGAAGTTCCATTCTCTTTGCTCCATGTTCTCGTGGTCCCAGTTCGATCTTCCCTCTCGCCATCACTGTCCTCTCTAATGAAGACGAAGTGCTTGACAGTACTACTATCTTCATCACATCTTTCTACGTATTTTCTGCACAATTTCACGCTTATTAATGCGTGcgcgtgtgcgtgtgcgtgtgcgtgtatgtgtacatattatatatatatatacac
Encoded proteins:
- the LOC121268000 gene encoding uncharacterized protein LOC121268000: MDAEEFIELFDFYWFGLKIFKKQLPNLQNSSDFEANTDHQIQENPRKPEISRAPTLHRRSLSDQLSSKASFNCGSMSLDTVLLSPKLRTIHSGKEITEPEKIKSTGLQVSSKKKVTSIRKKRGETKSLSALEFEELKGFMDLGFVFSEEDRNSSLASVVPGLQRFGKKDEEEDAVDESATSRPYLSEAWEVLDRRKSQNSLMNWKIPTLSDDIDMKNNLKWWAHTVASIR